A section of the Gloeobacter violaceus PCC 7421 genome encodes:
- a CDS encoding NAD(P)H-quinone oxidoreductase subunit 5 yields the protein MEWVYTFAWLIPVLPLAAATLVGLGFISVPEWTKRQRLPVAALSIGTLAVTFVHSLLILFQAVGGHEAYTWQFEWAAMGGIVVPMGFTVDNLGAAMLTVVTGVAMLVMIYSHGYMEHDPGYVRFFCYLSLFSCSMLGLVVSPNLIQIYVFWELVGMCSYLLVGFWFYKKAAADAAQKAFIVNRVGDFGLLLGILGVYSITRTFDFPGLAPAIQAAIESGAVPLALVVVYCLLVFMGPMAKSAQVPLHVWLPDAMEGPTPISALIHAATMVAAGVFLVARVFPVFSEVPGVLEVIAWTGAVTAFVGATIAITQNDIKKGLAYSTISQLGYMMMAMGVGAYGAGLFHLVTHACFKAMLFLGSGSVIHGVHDNQDMRLMGGLRKYMPITSATFLIGVLAISGIPPFSGFWSKDEILSATFDHSLVLWGIGAFTAAITAFYMARMYFMTFEGAYRGENAAALTAVRAWRQNVDREGVVRGFGSLPSFGPGAMHTDELAAHGHGEGHEHGEEHGHGGTPHESPWSMTLPLVVLAVPSILIGFVGLPWDNAFGHFLEEGSGYHGAKHTFELGHFLLIAGSSTLLSVGGIALAYYLYILRPELPGQIARRFEAVYLFFINKWNFDWLYEQAFVKTSRLLARGTLQVDQKGVDGVVNFSGLTTLLAGEGLKYFESGRAQFYVLIIFGSLLGLVAVLGLL from the coding sequence ATGGAATGGGTTTACACGTTTGCCTGGCTGATTCCGGTGCTGCCCCTGGCGGCGGCGACCCTGGTGGGCCTGGGATTTATCTCGGTGCCCGAGTGGACGAAGCGCCAGCGCCTGCCGGTGGCGGCACTGAGTATCGGCACCCTCGCCGTCACCTTCGTACATTCGCTGCTGATTCTGTTTCAGGCTGTCGGCGGTCACGAAGCGTATACCTGGCAGTTTGAGTGGGCGGCGATGGGCGGCATCGTCGTACCCATGGGCTTTACGGTCGACAATCTGGGAGCGGCGATGCTCACGGTGGTCACCGGCGTCGCCATGCTGGTGATGATCTACTCCCACGGCTACATGGAGCACGATCCCGGCTATGTCCGCTTTTTTTGCTATTTGAGCCTGTTTAGCTGCTCGATGCTGGGATTGGTGGTCTCGCCGAACCTGATCCAGATTTATGTCTTCTGGGAACTGGTGGGCATGTGCTCCTACCTGCTGGTGGGCTTCTGGTTCTATAAGAAGGCGGCGGCCGATGCCGCCCAAAAGGCGTTTATCGTCAACCGCGTCGGCGACTTCGGGCTGCTGTTGGGCATCTTGGGGGTCTACTCGATCACCCGCACGTTCGATTTTCCGGGCCTCGCCCCGGCCATTCAGGCCGCCATCGAAAGCGGCGCGGTGCCGCTCGCCCTGGTGGTCGTCTACTGTTTGCTGGTGTTCATGGGTCCGATGGCCAAATCCGCCCAGGTGCCGCTGCACGTCTGGCTGCCGGATGCGATGGAAGGCCCGACGCCCATCTCCGCCCTCATCCACGCCGCGACGATGGTGGCGGCGGGGGTCTTCCTGGTCGCCCGCGTCTTTCCGGTCTTCTCCGAGGTGCCGGGGGTGCTCGAGGTGATCGCCTGGACGGGTGCCGTTACCGCCTTTGTCGGTGCCACCATCGCCATCACCCAAAACGATATCAAGAAGGGCCTCGCCTATTCGACCATCTCCCAGCTGGGCTACATGATGATGGCCATGGGGGTGGGCGCCTACGGGGCGGGCCTGTTTCACCTGGTCACCCACGCCTGCTTCAAGGCGATGTTGTTTCTGGGTTCCGGTTCGGTGATCCACGGAGTCCACGACAACCAGGACATGCGTTTGATGGGCGGTTTGCGCAAGTACATGCCCATCACCTCGGCGACCTTTTTGATTGGCGTGCTCGCCATCAGCGGCATTCCGCCCTTCTCGGGCTTCTGGTCCAAAGACGAAATCTTGAGCGCCACCTTCGATCACAGCCTGGTGCTCTGGGGTATCGGGGCGTTCACCGCCGCGATCACCGCCTTTTATATGGCCCGCATGTACTTTATGACCTTCGAAGGAGCCTACCGCGGCGAGAACGCGGCGGCCCTTACGGCGGTGCGCGCCTGGCGGCAGAACGTCGATAGAGAAGGGGTCGTGCGCGGCTTTGGCAGTCTGCCCAGCTTCGGTCCCGGGGCGATGCACACCGATGAGTTGGCGGCCCACGGCCACGGTGAGGGCCACGAGCACGGCGAGGAACACGGCCACGGCGGCACGCCCCACGAGTCGCCCTGGTCGATGACCCTGCCGCTGGTGGTGCTCGCGGTGCCGTCGATTTTGATCGGCTTTGTGGGTCTGCCCTGGGACAACGCCTTCGGCCACTTTCTCGAGGAGGGCAGCGGCTACCACGGCGCCAAACATACCTTCGAGCTGGGCCACTTCCTGCTGATTGCCGGCTCCTCGACGCTGCTGTCGGTGGGCGGCATCGCCCTCGCTTACTATCTGTACATCCTGCGGCCGGAACTGCCGGGGCAGATCGCCCGCCGCTTCGAAGCGGTCTACTTGTTCTTTATCAACAAGTGGAACTTCGACTGGCTCTACGAGCAGGCCTTTGTCAAGACCTCGCGCCTTCTGGCCCGCGGCACCCTGCAAGTCGATCAAAAGGGTGTCGACGGCGTGGTCAATTTCTCGGGCCTCACGACGCTGCTTGCGGGCGAGGGGCTCAAGTACTTCGAGTCGGGCCGCGCCCAGTTCTATGTGCTCATCATCTTCGGTTCGCTGCTCGGCCTTGTCGCCGTGCTCGGCCTTCTCTAA
- a CDS encoding NAD(P)H-quinone oxidoreductase subunit 4 — translation MFPWLTVIILLPLVAALAVPLIPEKQVKWYSFAVCLVDFVLMVAAFFTSYDLSNPDIQLAERYRWMPQIGLEWSVGADGLSMPLILLTGFITALATLAAWPVTLRPRMFHFLMLAMLAGMVGVFAVQDMVLFFLFFELELVPVYLMLAIWGGKGRLYAATKFILYTAVGSLFILVVGLAMYFYGDLRTFNMVELAAKNYDPTFQNLCFLGLLIAYAVKLPIFPLHTWLPDAHGEATAPVHMLLAGILLKMGGYALIRMNVGFFPEATQLFAPLLIVLGIVNIIYAALTSFGQRNLKRKIAYSSISHMGFVLIGVGSLSEIGMGGAMLQMISHGLIGASLFFLVGATYDRTHTLILSEMGGIAPKMPKIFAMFTACSMASLALPGMSGFVAELMVFVGMATTDAYSFQFKALVVLFAAFGVILTPIYLLSMLREIFYGTLNHAVVHEEDLVDAEPREVFIIASLLVPIFGIGLYPKLTTDLYAPTTDQLTRVTRERIARAAPPPALLSGVYSVEFADRDRVSLR, via the coding sequence ATGTTTCCTTGGTTGACTGTCATCATTCTTTTGCCCCTGGTGGCGGCCCTCGCGGTGCCCCTCATCCCCGAAAAGCAGGTCAAGTGGTACAGCTTTGCCGTCTGTCTGGTGGACTTTGTCCTGATGGTGGCCGCCTTTTTTACCAGCTACGACCTGAGCAATCCGGACATCCAGCTGGCCGAACGCTACCGCTGGATGCCCCAGATTGGGCTGGAGTGGTCGGTGGGTGCCGACGGCCTCTCGATGCCGCTGATTTTGCTCACGGGCTTCATCACGGCCCTGGCCACCCTCGCCGCCTGGCCGGTGACCCTCAGGCCACGCATGTTCCACTTTTTGATGCTCGCCATGCTCGCGGGCATGGTGGGCGTGTTCGCCGTCCAGGACATGGTGCTGTTTTTCCTGTTCTTTGAACTGGAACTGGTGCCGGTCTACCTGATGCTCGCCATCTGGGGCGGCAAGGGGCGGCTGTACGCGGCCACCAAGTTCATCCTCTACACGGCCGTCGGTTCGCTTTTTATCCTGGTGGTCGGTCTCGCCATGTACTTCTACGGCGACCTGCGCACCTTCAATATGGTCGAACTGGCCGCGAAGAACTACGACCCGACTTTTCAGAATCTCTGTTTTTTGGGCCTGCTGATTGCCTACGCGGTCAAGCTGCCCATCTTCCCGCTGCACACCTGGCTGCCGGACGCCCACGGTGAAGCGACCGCTCCAGTGCACATGCTGCTGGCGGGCATTCTGCTCAAGATGGGCGGCTACGCGCTCATCCGCATGAACGTCGGCTTCTTCCCGGAAGCCACCCAGCTCTTTGCGCCCCTGCTCATCGTGCTGGGGATCGTCAACATCATCTACGCGGCCTTGACCTCCTTCGGCCAGCGCAACCTCAAGCGCAAAATCGCCTACTCGTCGATTTCGCACATGGGCTTTGTGCTCATCGGCGTCGGTTCGCTCAGCGAAATCGGCATGGGCGGCGCGATGCTGCAGATGATTTCCCACGGTTTGATCGGCGCGTCGCTGTTCTTCCTGGTCGGGGCCACCTACGACCGCACCCACACCCTGATCCTCAGCGAGATGGGCGGCATCGCCCCCAAGATGCCCAAGATCTTCGCGATGTTCACCGCCTGCTCGATGGCTTCGCTGGCGCTGCCCGGCATGAGCGGCTTCGTGGCCGAGTTGATGGTCTTCGTGGGCATGGCCACCACCGACGCCTACAGCTTCCAGTTCAAGGCCCTGGTGGTGCTGTTCGCCGCCTTTGGGGTCATCCTCACCCCCATCTACCTGCTCTCGATGCTGCGGGAAATCTTCTACGGCACCCTCAACCACGCGGTGGTGCACGAAGAAGATCTAGTAGACGCCGAACCGCGGGAGGTCTTTATCATCGCGAGCCTGCTGGTGCCCATCTTCGGCATCGGGCTCTACCCGAAGCTCACCACCGACCTCTACGCGCCCACCACCGATCAACTGACCCGGGTGACCCGCGAGCGCATCGCCCGCGCCGCACCGCCGCCCGCCCTACTCAGCGGCGTCTACAGCGTCGAATTTGCCGACAGGGACCGCGTCAGCTTGCGCTAA
- a CDS encoding sigma-70 family RNA polymerase sigma factor: MQPRTQIVQVFCTYAMLDDSQWIGWRVDGELRRNMEAHLQRQPAGVQSVEQWCLFWFERWRGGEDRFARAHLIAFLYEPAYWSARFVRAGFHRQLTLTDLCQTAVANVDLVLQGFNPARGSDLKRFATRVFRNILYKALREFHEAEVCTTWSLLRKYSLKRLEEALQRQGYDERQIKSFLLACRCYKDTYVPVPPAGTRHLQPPVEQDWQRMAGLYTVRREPQLHQPAAAGQFREWLELSAKALRQMLTPENFSIGVGSTDEQGDGIELLRDPDLNPLDAAGEREEEAYRQAFRLQLRSVLVGTLAVLETPLQRVLELYYGEQLNQQEIAEQLGIKQYTVSRWMNRAKKQLATALGQWAKQKLHDSLELDVVEGMNRLLEEWLQMHFQPSDEGE, encoded by the coding sequence ATGCAACCGCGTACACAGATCGTTCAGGTGTTTTGCACCTACGCGATGTTGGACGACAGCCAGTGGATCGGCTGGCGGGTGGATGGCGAGTTGCGGCGCAATATGGAGGCGCATCTGCAGAGGCAACCCGCCGGAGTACAGTCTGTCGAGCAGTGGTGCTTGTTCTGGTTTGAGCGCTGGAGGGGGGGCGAGGACCGCTTTGCCCGCGCCCATCTGATTGCGTTTTTGTACGAGCCGGCCTACTGGTCGGCCCGGTTCGTGCGGGCGGGCTTCCACCGGCAATTGACCCTCACGGATCTCTGCCAGACGGCCGTGGCCAATGTCGATCTGGTGCTGCAAGGCTTTAATCCGGCGCGGGGCAGCGATCTGAAGCGCTTTGCCACCCGCGTCTTTCGCAATATCCTCTACAAAGCTTTGCGCGAATTTCACGAGGCGGAAGTGTGCACGACCTGGTCGCTGTTGCGCAAGTACAGCCTCAAGCGCCTGGAAGAAGCCCTACAGCGGCAAGGTTACGACGAGCGGCAGATCAAGAGTTTTCTGCTCGCCTGCCGCTGCTACAAAGACACCTACGTGCCGGTGCCCCCGGCGGGCACCCGCCATCTGCAGCCGCCCGTCGAGCAAGATTGGCAGCGCATGGCCGGGCTGTACACGGTACGCCGAGAGCCGCAGCTACACCAGCCGGCGGCAGCCGGGCAGTTTCGAGAATGGCTCGAACTGAGCGCCAAAGCCCTACGTCAGATGCTCACACCCGAGAACTTCTCGATTGGCGTCGGAAGTACCGACGAGCAAGGAGACGGCATCGAGTTGCTGCGGGACCCCGACTTGAATCCCCTCGACGCTGCGGGCGAGCGCGAGGAGGAAGCTTACAGACAGGCTTTTCGGCTACAACTGCGCTCGGTGCTGGTGGGGACGCTCGCAGTGCTCGAAACCCCCCTGCAGCGGGTACTCGAACTGTATTACGGCGAGCAGCTCAACCAGCAAGAGATCGCCGAGCAGCTGGGCATCAAGCAGTACACGGTCTCACGCTGGATGAACCGGGCTAAAAAGCAACTGGCCACCGCCCTGGGCCAGTGGGCCAAACAAAAGCTGCATGATTCTCTGGAGTTGGATGTAGTGGAAGGTATGAACCGACTGCTCGAAGAGTGGCTTCAGATGCATTTCCAACCTTCCGACGAAGGGGAGTAA
- a CDS encoding DUF1822 family protein codes for MTIDPAVLCPQTLWLEIPTAALDLELRAFSHAGARWNAYLNRLAQTTVLAWIQEDFESGARVWPSVEALANFHEFLNGTAITCGQMRLVCIPTEQVDREEVRIPREWVDIPEWAADYYLPVEVDCERELVGVWGYVSRARLLKCAQRDDADRTYCLAGCDIHPELHTIWTAQQLKVPLQSRPAPLGSLSLTQARNLIERLGRAEVAFPRLEVPFEECWAPLVGHGGWRQRLYEQRVGLPGQWSIGEWLRRGVSELGHSQGWQLRTAQAGGRSSHQMAGRTLVRQMVVAGQPYELRIYPLYEEQEHTWRFELRNLAGRIPGGLKLRLLTEDLQPFTNNEDVAQTAVDELYIDVRLEPGDGLVWEVEPQPLNYDREVLIF; via the coding sequence GTGACCATCGACCCTGCTGTGCTGTGTCCGCAGACCCTCTGGCTTGAAATTCCCACGGCGGCGCTGGACCTGGAGCTGCGCGCCTTCTCCCACGCCGGTGCCCGCTGGAATGCCTATCTCAATCGACTGGCCCAAACGACCGTTCTTGCCTGGATTCAGGAAGATTTTGAGTCTGGAGCGCGGGTCTGGCCTTCGGTGGAAGCCCTGGCGAACTTCCACGAATTTCTCAACGGCACCGCGATCACCTGCGGCCAGATGCGGCTGGTGTGCATTCCCACCGAGCAGGTCGACCGCGAAGAAGTGCGCATCCCACGCGAATGGGTCGATATCCCCGAGTGGGCGGCAGACTATTATTTGCCGGTAGAAGTCGACTGCGAGCGCGAACTGGTGGGCGTCTGGGGCTACGTCAGCCGCGCCCGGCTGCTCAAATGCGCCCAGCGCGACGACGCCGACCGCACCTACTGCCTGGCCGGCTGCGACATCCATCCCGAGTTGCATACCATCTGGACGGCCCAGCAGCTCAAGGTACCCCTGCAGAGCCGACCCGCGCCCCTGGGCTCACTCTCGCTCACCCAGGCCCGCAACTTGATCGAACGGCTCGGCAGGGCGGAGGTGGCCTTTCCCCGGCTGGAGGTGCCCTTTGAGGAGTGCTGGGCGCCGCTTGTCGGCCACGGCGGCTGGCGCCAGCGGCTCTATGAGCAACGGGTGGGCCTGCCCGGGCAGTGGTCGATCGGCGAATGGCTGCGCCGGGGGGTGAGCGAGCTGGGCCACAGCCAGGGTTGGCAGTTGCGCACCGCCCAGGCGGGGGGCCGCAGCAGCCATCAGATGGCGGGCCGGACGCTGGTGCGCCAGATGGTTGTCGCCGGTCAGCCCTACGAACTGCGCATCTATCCGCTCTACGAAGAGCAAGAGCATACCTGGCGCTTTGAGCTGCGCAATCTGGCCGGCCGTATCCCCGGCGGCTTGAAGCTCAGGCTGCTCACCGAGGATCTGCAGCCGTTCACCAACAACGAAGATGTGGCCCAGACGGCGGTGGACGAACTGTATATCGATGTGCGGCTTGAACCTGGAGACGGCCTGGTCTGGGAGGTCGAGCCGCAACCGCTCAACTATGACCGCGAGGTGCTGATTTTCTAG
- a CDS encoding response regulator → MRGDLHDIDIRTLIEWLAARRSTGELLVGAPDDRFWSVFWDGGRLCSCAEQEPGLLQRQLDELVVLEEGWFCFDAAAVPPSGGQGVEAAVWLDRLAAGPPPLSPAPPAPTGRVVCIDDSTAVQRWVADCLEGACREIRACSDPLQGLAVLREAPADLVLLDSAMPGLDGRRLCRVLRRLPGLNRIPVLLMVDGDERTEQAHARLCGAAAVLAKPFSRGVLRSLVAHWLPGAPLG, encoded by the coding sequence ATGCGAGGCGATTTGCACGACATCGACATCCGCACGCTCATCGAGTGGCTGGCTGCCCGGCGCTCGACCGGCGAACTGCTGGTGGGCGCTCCCGACGACCGCTTCTGGTCGGTGTTCTGGGACGGCGGTCGCTTGTGCTCATGTGCCGAGCAGGAGCCTGGACTCCTGCAGCGTCAACTCGACGAACTGGTGGTTCTGGAGGAAGGCTGGTTTTGCTTCGACGCGGCGGCCGTGCCCCCGTCCGGAGGGCAGGGTGTCGAGGCTGCAGTTTGGCTCGACCGGCTTGCGGCCGGCCCACCACCCTTGTCCCCGGCACCACCAGCCCCCACCGGGCGCGTGGTCTGCATCGACGACAGCACGGCTGTCCAGCGGTGGGTAGCCGATTGCCTGGAGGGAGCCTGCCGTGAAATCCGCGCCTGTAGCGACCCGCTGCAGGGGCTCGCGGTGTTGCGGGAGGCCCCCGCCGATCTTGTGTTGCTCGACAGCGCCATGCCCGGGCTCGACGGACGCCGACTCTGCCGGGTGCTGCGCCGGTTGCCGGGCCTGAACCGCATTCCCGTCCTCTTGATGGTCGACGGCGACGAGCGGACCGAGCAGGCCCATGCCCGGCTGTGCGGCGCGGCGGCGGTGCTTGCCAAACCCTTCAGCCGGGGTGTCCTGCGCTCGCTGGTGGCGCACTGGCTGCCCGGTGCACCGCTAGGCTAG
- a CDS encoding PadR family transcriptional regulator, whose amino-acid sequence MFSQGWPFSFEFASRRDCRGGGPDWTKFANAFGFGGPWNFGDEPRTRRGDVKYLLLELLAEQPRHGYELIKELERRHGGFYRPSAGSVYPTLQLLEEGGYLTSEMLEGKRVYTITDSGRQLLVEGQNSSRRKRGTAEGTEAVGALMELKDAMLGLAAAVMETARPGNQGRVDKVREVLERSRREIYRILAED is encoded by the coding sequence ATGTTCTCGCAGGGGTGGCCATTTTCATTTGAATTTGCAAGCCGGCGCGATTGTCGCGGCGGCGGGCCGGACTGGACCAAGTTTGCGAATGCCTTCGGCTTTGGGGGGCCGTGGAATTTTGGCGACGAGCCGCGCACCCGCCGCGGTGACGTCAAATATTTGCTGCTGGAGCTGTTGGCGGAGCAGCCCCGCCACGGCTACGAACTGATCAAAGAACTGGAGAGGCGCCACGGCGGTTTTTATCGCCCGAGTGCCGGTTCGGTCTACCCGACGCTGCAGTTGCTCGAAGAAGGCGGTTATCTTACCAGCGAAATGCTGGAGGGCAAGCGCGTCTACACGATCACCGACAGCGGCAGGCAACTGCTGGTCGAAGGGCAAAATTCGAGCCGGCGCAAGCGGGGCACTGCTGAGGGGACGGAGGCTGTGGGGGCGCTGATGGAACTCAAAGACGCCATGCTGGGCCTGGCGGCGGCGGTGATGGAAACCGCCCGGCCCGGCAACCAGGGGCGGGTGGACAAAGTGCGCGAGGTGCTGGAGCGCTCCCGCCGCGAGATCTACCGCATTCTTGCGGAGGATTGA
- a CDS encoding RNA-binding S4 domain-containing protein: MSEERTFIKLDQFLKLVGAAQTGGQAKILIQEGEVLVNGAVETRRGRKLLAGDQVTLAQMNYTVQLNESSP; encoded by the coding sequence ATGAGCGAGGAGCGGACCTTTATCAAGCTCGACCAGTTTTTGAAACTGGTGGGCGCCGCCCAGACCGGCGGTCAGGCGAAGATCCTGATTCAAGAGGGTGAGGTACTCGTCAACGGCGCAGTCGAGACCCGCCGAGGCCGCAAACTGCTGGCAGGAGATCAAGTGACTCTTGCGCAGATGAACTATACGGTCCAACTGAATGAATCCAGCCCGTAG
- a CDS encoding GatB/YqeY domain-containing protein, protein MLIDTIKADSLEARKRNSREPGVHALRANLLGTLFAEAAKVGKDAGNRPSADEEVIAVVRKFLKNLDETIAALEKAHKDTTLQRSEKAILESYLPRQMDRAELTAAVEQIASTLADRSPRAMGEVMKQLKERHGGQYDGKTASEVVRAVLHSEVGR, encoded by the coding sequence ATGTTGATCGACACGATCAAAGCGGACAGTCTCGAAGCGCGCAAGCGCAACAGCCGCGAACCCGGGGTGCACGCGCTGCGCGCCAATTTGCTCGGCACGTTGTTTGCCGAGGCGGCCAAAGTCGGCAAGGACGCGGGCAACCGGCCGAGCGCCGACGAAGAGGTGATTGCCGTTGTGCGCAAATTCCTCAAAAACCTGGACGAGACGATCGCTGCCCTCGAAAAAGCCCACAAGGACACCACCCTCCAGCGCTCCGAAAAGGCGATCTTAGAGAGCTACCTGCCGCGCCAGATGGACCGCGCCGAGTTGACGGCGGCGGTAGAGCAGATTGCAAGCACCCTGGCCGACCGCTCGCCCAGGGCGATGGGCGAAGTGATGAAGCAGCTCAAAGAGCGCCACGGCGGCCAGTACGACGGCAAGACCGCAAGCGAAGTCGTCCGCGCCGTCTTGCACTCGGAGGTCGGTAGATGA
- a CDS encoding ester cyclase: MSAEANKALVRKFYEEVFNRRNLALADELVTPDGINHATPPGVPSVGPSGIRFVVSMLTEGFPDHHHAIEDLFAEGDKVAMRCTFSGTHTGSILGLPPTGRAFRQQQMHILRVEGGKLAEHWAVRDDLALMQQLGALQPPAVQPS; the protein is encoded by the coding sequence ATGTCCGCCGAGGCCAACAAAGCCCTGGTCCGCAAGTTCTACGAAGAAGTCTTCAACCGCCGCAACCTGGCGCTGGCGGATGAACTGGTGACGCCGGACGGGATCAACCACGCCACCCCGCCGGGGGTACCCTCGGTCGGTCCCTCCGGGATCCGCTTCGTGGTGAGCATGCTCACCGAAGGCTTTCCGGATCACCACCACGCCATCGAAGACCTCTTTGCCGAGGGCGACAAAGTGGCGATGCGCTGCACCTTCAGCGGCACCCACACCGGGAGCATCCTGGGCCTGCCCCCCACGGGCAGGGCGTTTCGGCAGCAGCAGATGCACATATTGCGGGTCGAAGGCGGCAAACTGGCGGAGCACTGGGCGGTGCGCGACGATCTGGCTTTGATGCAGCAGTTGGGGGCGCTCCAGCCACCAGCCGTTCAACCTTCATAG
- a CDS encoding DUF6883 domain-containing protein, whose protein sequence is MLAAVQHLRMLLSMEPLNRFEFPLAKAEYLLNYTTASGKGGDKQNFWRVLMGFDSAVEIQAAILAQISSDLLQLQSQNDFGVLYRAYLRLTGPSGLSRRIRTIWIVRFEESVARFVTAVPQRTGESGE, encoded by the coding sequence ATGCTCGCTGCTGTGCAGCACCTTAGAATGTTGCTTTCAATGGAACCGCTCAATCGCTTCGAATTTCCCCTTGCCAAAGCAGAGTACTTGTTGAATTACACCACCGCATCAGGAAAAGGTGGCGACAAGCAAAATTTTTGGCGGGTGTTAATGGGTTTTGATTCTGCTGTCGAAATTCAAGCGGCTATTTTGGCGCAGATCTCCTCGGATCTTTTGCAGCTGCAAAGCCAAAATGACTTCGGTGTACTCTATCGCGCCTATCTTCGTCTTACGGGACCCTCGGGTCTTTCGCGACGAATTCGGACGATCTGGATTGTTCGTTTTGAAGAATCCGTGGCTAGATTTGTTACAGCGGTACCGCAACGCACAGGAGAGTCGGGTGAGTAA
- a CDS encoding immunity 49 family protein: MTKIARHQTDMNFMIKQTIDTKQLVDKIYQRIISDHNVLSLSTLFFILPSYPGYLSVTQPESDEICKAIQLIAKLAAGAFALASTSEKELEVYLDNNIKVRLPAKIDESEVNCSAWMSGFFAAAICRDLTVLDSLGRIPLELLRRSSTRYDEFMFSFIAALQGYWRGERDAARHLMAAMADAKPEKIQCCSEEYLYLKAVPQMEMMFQLMRKDGEAFNRSLYTALESHRELCNLDEDTRLDSDFYLAYDLLALSSLAYEQGMAVHVESDYLPLSIVQGKCAV, from the coding sequence ATGACAAAAATAGCGCGCCATCAAACCGACATGAACTTTATGATTAAACAAACGATTGACACCAAACAGCTCGTTGATAAGATTTATCAGCGCATCATCTCAGATCACAATGTCCTTTCCTTGAGCACGCTGTTCTTTATACTCCCAAGTTACCCCGGTTACCTGTCCGTTACTCAACCCGAATCGGACGAAATTTGCAAAGCAATACAACTGATTGCAAAACTCGCGGCTGGCGCATTTGCCCTGGCATCAACCTCGGAAAAAGAACTGGAGGTTTACCTGGACAACAACATCAAAGTTCGACTGCCGGCCAAAATCGATGAATCCGAAGTCAACTGTTCGGCTTGGATGTCGGGTTTCTTTGCTGCCGCCATCTGCCGCGACCTGACCGTGCTCGATTCCTTGGGCCGCATTCCCCTCGAACTGTTGCGCCGTTCGAGCACCAGATACGACGAGTTTATGTTTTCGTTCATTGCGGCGTTGCAGGGTTACTGGCGAGGCGAACGCGACGCCGCCCGGCACCTGATGGCGGCGATGGCCGACGCCAAACCGGAGAAAATCCAGTGCTGTTCGGAAGAATACCTGTATCTGAAGGCCGTGCCGCAGATGGAGATGATGTTCCAGCTAATGCGCAAAGATGGAGAGGCTTTCAATCGGTCGTTGTACACAGCGCTGGAGAGCCACCGCGAGTTGTGCAACCTCGACGAAGATACTCGTTTGGATTCCGATTTTTATCTCGCCTACGACCTGTTGGCATTGTCGAGTTTAGCCTACGAACAGGGGATGGCCGTGCATGTCGAATCAGATTATCTGCCGCTGTCGATCGTTCAGGGAAAATGTGCGGTTTGA
- a CDS encoding immunity 49 family protein: MNKQTIKAKQLVDTIYEGLTVSHNSSSLRMLSSLVQGYAGYLSVSFPESVEICESIQLAAKSAAALFALASTSESELEIYLSKDTSIRLPAKVDHSGVNCSAWCSGYYLAVICRDLPVLDNLCRIPLELLRRSSTRYDEFTYSYISALQSYWQGKDDAADHLIAAMTNAKPDKLHFCSEEYLYLKAISQMELLFNLMRKDEEAFNKSLYIALECHHELCDLDDETRLDSRLFLAYDLLALASLAHEQGMTVRVESDYLPLSIVQGKCAV; encoded by the coding sequence ATGAACAAGCAGACCATTAAAGCGAAGCAACTGGTTGACACCATTTATGAAGGTTTAACTGTAAGCCATAATTCTAGCTCCCTGAGAATGCTATCTTCGTTAGTCCAAGGCTACGCAGGTTATCTATCTGTTTCATTCCCTGAATCAGTTGAGATTTGCGAATCAATTCAACTGGCAGCAAAATCCGCTGCCGCTTTATTCGCTTTGGCATCAACCTCAGAAAGTGAACTTGAGATTTATCTAAGCAAAGATACATCGATTCGGCTGCCTGCCAAAGTCGATCATTCAGGAGTTAATTGTTCTGCCTGGTGTTCAGGTTATTACTTGGCGGTCATCTGCCGCGACTTACCTGTGCTCGATAATCTCTGTCGCATTCCTCTCGAACTGTTGCGCCGTTCGAGCACCAGATACGACGAGTTTACCTATTCGTATATTTCGGCGTTGCAGAGTTATTGGCAGGGCAAAGACGATGCTGCTGACCATCTGATAGCAGCCATGACCAATGCCAAGCCAGATAAACTCCACTTCTGTTCGGAAGAATATCTGTACCTCAAAGCCATTTCACAAATGGAACTGTTGTTCAACCTCATGCGCAAGGACGAAGAAGCATTCAATAAGTCCTTATACATAGCACTCGAATGCCACCACGAACTTTGTGATCTAGACGACGAAACACGTTTAGATTCGAGGCTATTCCTTGCCTATGACCTGTTGGCATTAGCAAGCCTTGCACATGAACAAGGGATGACAGTCCGAGTCGAATCCGATTACCTTCCACTATCGATTGTTCAGGGAAAGTGCGCCGTTTAA